In a single window of the Prochlorococcus marinus str. AS9601 genome:
- a CDS encoding methyltransferase domain-containing protein — protein MSESCCNTNTSNKAPNQFDHKDAIQERYGSAAQEKESCLCTPVGFDPVLLEVIPQEVIERDYGCGDPTKYVQKNDIVLDLGSGSGKNAFICAQIVGKEGKVIGVDQNPDMLSLSRSASKEVTKNIGFNNTEFLEGSIEKLDELDKDLNPLIADKSVDIILSNCVLNLVSPESRNNLLNNIKRVLNDNGRIAISDIVSNKKVPLRLQNDHDLWTGCISGAWYEPEFISDFKELGFKNLKFVERSAEPWKVIEDIEFRTVTLVGNI, from the coding sequence ATGTCTGAAAGTTGCTGTAATACAAACACATCGAATAAAGCACCTAATCAATTCGATCATAAAGATGCGATTCAAGAAAGATATGGCTCAGCCGCACAAGAAAAAGAAAGTTGTCTTTGTACACCAGTTGGGTTTGATCCCGTTTTACTAGAAGTAATTCCTCAAGAGGTGATAGAAAGAGACTATGGGTGTGGTGATCCAACAAAATATGTTCAAAAAAATGATATAGTCTTAGATCTTGGAAGTGGTAGCGGCAAAAATGCTTTCATTTGTGCCCAAATTGTTGGGAAAGAAGGGAAAGTTATTGGAGTTGATCAGAATCCTGACATGCTTTCTTTATCAAGATCAGCATCTAAAGAAGTTACAAAAAATATAGGTTTCAACAATACAGAATTTCTAGAAGGTTCGATTGAAAAACTTGATGAATTAGATAAAGATTTAAATCCATTAATCGCAGATAAATCAGTTGATATTATTTTAAGTAATTGCGTTTTAAACTTGGTAAGTCCAGAATCTAGAAATAACCTTCTAAATAACATAAAAAGAGTTTTAAACGATAATGGAAGAATTGCAATTAGCGATATCGTCTCTAACAAAAAAGTTCCTTTAAGATTGCAAAATGATCATGATTTATGGACAGGATGTATTAGTGGAGCATGGTATGAGCCAGAGTTTATAAGTGATTTTAAAGAACTAGGATTTAAAAATTTAAAATTTGTAGAAAGGAGTGCTGAACCTTGGAAAGTAATAGAGGATATTGAATTTAGAACAGTAACTTTAGTGGGCAATATTTAA
- a CDS encoding SDR family NAD(P)-dependent oxidoreductase gives MKGLALVVGAGGIGTQLAKDLNESEKDLDVVLCGRKSEFNPFWELDIEDSQSLLQLKNKISNHPSKLRLVVNATGRLHSDSLQPEKRLQHLDKKNMIESFSINAFSPILLAKAIEEFIPKDFDFNFASISARVGSIGDNQTGGWYSYRAAKSAQNQFFKSLSIEWARRFPKAAITLLHPGTVDTDLSRPFHKFVPEHKLFSKEKSSQFLINIIKNQSPESTGKFIAWDNSEIPW, from the coding sequence ATGAAAGGCTTAGCCTTAGTTGTAGGCGCAGGTGGAATTGGAACACAACTAGCTAAAGATCTGAATGAAAGTGAAAAAGATTTAGATGTTGTTTTGTGTGGAAGAAAAAGTGAATTTAACCCTTTTTGGGAATTAGATATAGAGGATTCTCAATCCCTTTTGCAGTTGAAAAATAAAATATCAAATCATCCTTCAAAATTAAGGCTAGTTGTTAATGCTACGGGTAGACTTCATAGTGATTCTCTTCAACCAGAAAAAAGATTACAACATCTTGATAAAAAAAATATGATTGAAAGTTTTTCAATAAATGCCTTTTCTCCTATTTTATTAGCTAAAGCGATTGAAGAATTTATACCAAAAGATTTTGATTTTAATTTTGCAAGTATAAGTGCAAGAGTTGGTAGCATTGGAGATAATCAAACTGGAGGTTGGTATTCATATAGAGCTGCAAAATCTGCGCAAAATCAGTTTTTTAAATCTTTAAGTATTGAATGGGCTAGACGTTTCCCAAAGGCTGCTATCACATTGCTTCATCCAGGAACAGTAGATACTGATTTATCTAGACCTTTTCATAAATTTGTTCCAGAACATAAATTATTTAGTAAAGAAAAATCCTCCCAATTCTTGATCAATATTATTAAAAATCAATCACCAGAATCTACAGGAAAATTTATTGCATGGGACAACTCGGAGATACCTTGGTAA
- a CDS encoding ABC transporter permease encodes MKFLEANNFFGYSFSTLSNDIFAPPSLNHFCGTDRLGRDVCLRTLQGSSLAIEVVFLAILFSLILGLPLGLLSGYFGGFFDKCLSLIMDTIFSIPVILLSVVVAFVLGKGILNAALALCIVYSPQYFRLIRNQTILVKSETYVEAAQVAGADVKKIIFKYILPNVITPLPILLTLNAADAVLVLGSLGFLGLGVPADVPEWGSDLNLALAALPTGIWWTALFPGLAMFFLVLGLSFIGEDLEEIFDSQNSV; translated from the coding sequence ATGAAATTTTTAGAGGCCAATAATTTTTTTGGCTATTCATTTTCAACGTTAAGCAATGATATCTTTGCCCCTCCTTCTCTTAATCATTTTTGTGGTACAGATAGATTAGGAAGAGATGTTTGCTTAAGAACTTTGCAAGGATCATCATTAGCGATAGAAGTTGTATTCTTAGCTATTCTTTTTTCATTAATTTTGGGTTTGCCATTGGGATTATTAAGTGGATATTTTGGTGGTTTTTTTGATAAATGCTTATCACTAATAATGGATACCATTTTTTCAATACCTGTAATTTTGCTTTCAGTTGTTGTGGCTTTTGTATTGGGTAAGGGTATCCTTAACGCTGCTTTGGCATTGTGTATTGTTTACTCTCCTCAATATTTTAGATTAATCAGAAATCAGACAATATTGGTTAAATCCGAAACTTATGTGGAGGCCGCTCAAGTTGCAGGAGCTGATGTTAAAAAAATTATTTTTAAATATATTCTTCCAAATGTAATAACACCATTGCCTATTCTGCTTACCCTAAATGCTGCAGATGCAGTTTTGGTATTAGGAAGTTTAGGATTTTTAGGCCTTGGCGTTCCTGCAGATGTCCCAGAGTGGGGAAGTGATTTAAATCTGGCTCTTGCCGCTTTACCTACAGGTATATGGTGGACGGCTTTGTTCCCAGGTTTGGCAATGTTTTTTTTAGTTTTAGGTCTTTCTTTTATAGGAGAGGACCTTGAAGAAATTTTTGATAGTCAAAATTCTGTATAA
- a CDS encoding UDP-N-acetylmuramoyl-L-alanyl-D-glutamate--2,6-diaminopimelate ligase: MRSIKLHKLLDLVGIIPSSNLIDQEINNISFNSKEVQKGTLFLGMPGLNVDGGKFCIEAIENGAEAAIIGPAAKQKIGSIDRKRILVIEDNLDYIFGQIVAEFWNRPSRKLKLIGVTGTNGKTTITFLLEYLLKKLGKKTALFGTLFNRWPGFSEVASHTTDFADKLQNKLNAALEAESEFAILEVSSHSIAQNRISGCEFEAAIFTNLTQDHLDYHPDMESYFQTKRKLFFPPYLKEKDGICVLNHDDHWISKLSSDLKKRSLLVSTKITESEFENDDFFFVTDKKFTESGSTCIFHTPREKIQLFVPLVGEFNLMNTIQAITILYKLNFSLKDLSKIIQSFPGAPGRMEKIQIDDNDVSRSLPTVIVDYAHTPDGLKKVLQSIKKLCEGKLITVFGCGGDRDRSKRPLMGSIAEELSDQLFITSDNPRTEEPQKIVNDILMGIKKREKIIIEIDRFKAINESIQFANKKDIVLIAGKGHEDYQILNDKVINFDDRKIAYKLLKEKNKSQ, from the coding sequence ATGAGATCTATAAAATTACATAAACTTTTAGATTTGGTAGGAATTATTCCTTCATCAAATCTTATCGATCAAGAAATCAATAATATTTCTTTTAACTCTAAAGAAGTACAAAAAGGAACTTTATTTTTAGGAATGCCTGGTTTAAATGTTGATGGAGGAAAATTTTGTATTGAGGCAATTGAAAATGGCGCAGAGGCCGCCATTATTGGCCCTGCTGCAAAACAGAAAATTGGATCTATTGATCGAAAAAGGATTTTGGTTATAGAGGATAATTTAGATTATATTTTTGGTCAAATAGTCGCTGAGTTTTGGAATAGGCCTTCAAGAAAACTTAAACTTATTGGTGTTACTGGTACAAATGGAAAAACGACGATTACTTTTTTATTGGAATATCTTTTAAAAAAATTAGGAAAAAAAACTGCATTGTTTGGGACTTTATTCAATAGATGGCCCGGTTTCTCTGAAGTAGCTTCTCATACAACTGATTTCGCTGATAAACTTCAAAATAAATTAAATGCTGCTCTTGAGGCAGAATCTGAATTCGCGATATTAGAGGTAAGTTCTCATTCTATTGCTCAAAACAGGATATCAGGATGCGAATTTGAGGCGGCTATTTTTACTAATTTAACTCAAGATCATCTTGATTATCACCCAGATATGGAATCATATTTTCAAACAAAAAGAAAATTATTTTTCCCACCTTACTTAAAAGAAAAAGATGGGATTTGTGTATTAAATCATGATGACCATTGGATATCTAAATTATCATCTGATCTTAAAAAAAGATCTTTATTAGTCTCTACAAAGATTACTGAAAGTGAATTTGAAAATGATGATTTTTTTTTCGTAACAGATAAAAAATTTACTGAAAGTGGTTCCACTTGTATTTTTCATACCCCTAGGGAAAAAATTCAACTTTTTGTTCCACTTGTTGGTGAATTTAATTTAATGAATACGATTCAAGCAATAACAATTTTGTATAAACTGAATTTTTCTTTAAAAGATTTATCAAAGATAATACAATCTTTCCCTGGTGCTCCTGGGAGAATGGAGAAAATACAAATTGATGATAATGACGTTTCAAGATCTCTTCCAACAGTAATTGTTGATTATGCCCACACTCCTGATGGATTAAAAAAAGTTTTGCAATCAATTAAAAAACTTTGTGAAGGGAAACTAATAACTGTTTTTGGCTGTGGCGGAGATCGTGATCGTAGTAAAAGGCCTTTGATGGGATCAATAGCTGAAGAGTTGTCTGATCAACTTTTTATAACCTCAGATAATCCAAGAACAGAAGAACCCCAAAAGATAGTAAATGATATTTTGATGGGTATAAAAAAAAGAGAAAAAATAATAATTGAAATTGATAGATTTAAAGCAATAAATGAATCTATTCAATTTGCCAATAAAAAAGATATTGTTTTAATTGCAGGCAAAGGACATGAAGACTACCAAATTCTCAATGATAAAGTTATTAATTTTGATGATAGAAAAATAGCTTATAAATTATTAAAAGAAAAAAATAAATCTCAATAA
- the trmH gene encoding tRNA (guanosine(18)-2'-O)-methyltransferase TrmH codes for MSILPRRFERIKSVLDCRMKNLTVLVEDVNKPHNLSAILRTCDAAGVFEANFISKTNAVKTFNSTAQGSQKWVKLNNHENTITAISDLKNKGFKLYGTTLNSESVDYRNFDYSQNTCFVLGAEKWGLSNELISMVDQSIFIPMRGMVQSLNVSVAASILLFEAVRQRKNKGILPANGEGLNMDEYQKTLFEWCYPELAEVYKKSAIEYPKLNDQGELDPITDN; via the coding sequence ATGTCAATTTTGCCAAGAAGATTTGAACGAATCAAAAGTGTTTTAGATTGCAGAATGAAAAACTTGACTGTTTTAGTTGAGGATGTCAATAAACCACATAATTTATCTGCGATATTAAGGACATGTGATGCAGCAGGAGTTTTCGAAGCAAATTTTATTAGCAAAACGAATGCCGTTAAGACTTTTAATAGTACTGCGCAAGGAAGTCAAAAATGGGTAAAACTGAATAATCATGAAAACACTATCACAGCAATATCTGATTTAAAGAATAAGGGTTTTAAATTATATGGAACGACTCTTAATAGTGAATCAGTAGATTATAGAAATTTTGATTATTCTCAAAATACATGTTTTGTTCTAGGAGCAGAAAAATGGGGACTAAGTAATGAACTTATATCAATGGTTGATCAATCAATTTTTATACCTATGAGAGGTATGGTTCAATCTCTGAATGTTTCAGTTGCTGCTTCTATATTATTATTTGAAGCTGTTCGCCAAAGAAAAAATAAAGGTATATTGCCCGCTAATGGAGAAGGGTTAAATATGGATGAATATCAAAAAACACTTTTTGAATGGTGTTACCCAGAATTAGCTGAGGTGTATAAAAAATCAGCTATAGAATATCCAAAGTTGAATGATCAAGGAGAACTTGATCCTATTACAGATAACTAA
- the yidD gene encoding membrane protein insertion efficiency factor YidD, producing the protein MLKTINKSITSILLFMISFYQKWFSPFFGPRCRFIPSCSSYGYEAITRHGPWKGGWLTLKRLSRCHPLTPCGCDPVPD; encoded by the coding sequence GTGTTGAAAACTATTAATAAATCAATTACTTCTATACTTCTTTTTATGATTTCGTTTTATCAAAAGTGGTTTTCTCCTTTTTTTGGACCAAGATGCAGATTTATTCCAAGTTGCAGCTCTTATGGATATGAGGCAATTACTAGACATGGTCCTTGGAAGGGAGGGTGGTTAACTTTAAAAAGATTAAGTAGATGTCATCCTTTAACTCCCTGTGGATGTGACCCTGTGCCTGACTAA
- a CDS encoding malate:quinone oxidoreductase, which yields MTSSKNPTNDNSYFDAVLVGAGIMSSTLALLISEVLPDIKFLILEKLNAPGSESTGAFNNAGTGHAANCELNYTPLDEKGNLIIDKALSINRSFETSMSLWASLYEAGKIDIKKFLKFIPHISFVSGQDNISFLKKRFQKMTENPEFIDMEFSTSFDEISSWAPLITKDRNPSTQIAATRIDRGTDINFEALTKEYLSLVSLNKNVEIRYKTELVDLKKIDKKQWELEISSEGRKTSIRSGYVFLGAGGKTINYLQKSKIPEAKSYGGFPVSGKWLICEKKDLTEKHNSKVYGKADIGSPPMSVPHLDTRWIDNKKLLLYGPFAGFTTKFLKQSSYFDLFSSIKKNNIFSMLDVGFKNNDLINYLISQSLKNHNSRVENLKNMMPSANPSDWYLKNAGQRVQIIKKTEGGGSLKFGTEIVNSSDGSLSALLGASPGASTAVSIMVEVLEKSVLFLNDKHNLQKKINDLIYPELSVSENYSTFIKEIKKRNNSIFGFHP from the coding sequence GTGACTTCATCTAAAAATCCCACTAATGACAATAGCTACTTTGATGCAGTCTTAGTAGGAGCAGGGATAATGAGTAGTACTTTAGCCCTCCTAATTTCAGAAGTTTTACCAGATATAAAATTTCTTATTTTAGAAAAATTAAATGCTCCAGGAAGTGAAAGTACTGGCGCTTTTAATAATGCAGGTACAGGACATGCCGCTAATTGCGAATTAAACTATACCCCTTTAGATGAAAAAGGAAATCTAATAATAGATAAAGCGCTCTCAATAAATCGTTCTTTTGAAACATCCATGTCTTTATGGGCCTCATTGTATGAAGCTGGAAAAATTGATATTAAGAAGTTTCTAAAATTTATTCCTCATATTAGCTTTGTTTCTGGTCAGGATAATATTTCTTTTTTAAAAAAAAGATTTCAGAAAATGACCGAAAATCCTGAATTTATCGATATGGAATTTTCTACATCTTTTGATGAAATTTCATCATGGGCTCCTCTAATAACAAAAGATAGAAATCCATCTACTCAAATTGCCGCTACCAGAATAGATAGAGGAACTGATATTAATTTTGAGGCTTTAACTAAAGAGTATTTGTCATTAGTTTCCTTAAACAAAAATGTTGAAATTAGATACAAAACAGAATTAGTAGATTTAAAGAAAATTGATAAAAAACAATGGGAACTAGAAATCAGTTCTGAAGGTAGAAAAACTTCAATTAGATCTGGCTACGTGTTTCTTGGTGCTGGTGGAAAAACAATTAATTATTTACAAAAATCAAAAATTCCAGAAGCAAAAAGTTATGGTGGATTTCCTGTTAGTGGGAAATGGCTTATTTGCGAGAAAAAAGATCTAACAGAAAAACATAACTCAAAAGTTTATGGTAAAGCTGATATTGGATCGCCACCAATGTCTGTGCCTCATTTAGACACCAGATGGATTGATAATAAAAAACTTCTTTTATATGGACCTTTTGCTGGATTTACAACGAAATTTCTAAAACAAAGTTCATACTTTGACTTATTTAGTTCAATTAAAAAGAATAATATTTTTTCTATGTTAGACGTTGGTTTCAAGAACAACGATTTAATTAATTACCTAATATCACAATCATTAAAGAACCATAACTCAAGAGTTGAGAATTTAAAGAATATGATGCCATCAGCTAATCCTTCTGATTGGTATTTAAAGAATGCTGGTCAAAGAGTCCAAATAATTAAAAAAACTGAAGGTGGCGGTTCTTTGAAATTTGGAACTGAGATTGTAAATTCTTCTGATGGATCATTATCTGCTTTGTTGGGAGCCTCTCCGGGAGCAAGTACTGCGGTTTCAATTATGGTTGAGGTTTTAGAAAAATCTGTTTTATTTTTAAACGATAAGCATAATCTTCAGAAAAAAATAAATGACTTAATTTATCCAGAACTATCAGTCTCTGAAAATTACAGTACCTTCATAAAAGAAATTAAAAAAAGAAATAATTCCATTTTTGGTTTCCATCCATAA
- the rpsD gene encoding 30S ribosomal protein S4 translates to MSRYRGPRLRVTRRLGELPGLTRKASKKSNPPGQHGQARRKRSEYAIRLEEKQKLRFNYGVSEKQLVRYVKKARAQEGSTGTNLLRLLENRLDNVCFRLGFGGTIPGSRQLVNHGHVTVNGKVLDIAGYQCKSGDVIGIKENKASKKLVEGNIEFPGLANVPPHLDLDKPKLTGKINGKCDREWVALEINELLVVEYYSRKV, encoded by the coding sequence ATGTCAAGATACCGCGGCCCCAGATTAAGGGTTACGCGTCGCTTGGGAGAACTACCAGGTCTCACCAGGAAAGCTTCAAAGAAGTCTAATCCTCCAGGTCAGCACGGCCAAGCCCGTCGCAAGCGATCAGAATATGCAATTCGTCTAGAAGAAAAGCAGAAACTTAGGTTTAATTATGGAGTTTCTGAAAAACAACTAGTACGTTATGTGAAAAAAGCTAGAGCTCAAGAAGGATCTACAGGTACTAACCTACTAAGACTTTTAGAAAACAGACTTGATAATGTTTGTTTTAGATTGGGTTTTGGAGGTACCATTCCAGGCTCAAGACAATTAGTAAATCATGGCCATGTAACCGTTAATGGAAAGGTTCTTGATATTGCTGGTTATCAATGCAAATCAGGCGATGTAATCGGAATTAAAGAAAACAAAGCAAGCAAAAAACTTGTAGAAGGTAATATAGAATTCCCTGGCTTAGCAAATGTCCCACCTCATCTTGATTTAGACAAGCCTAAATTAACGGGAAAAATAAATGGGAAATGCGATAGAGAGTGGGTGGCTCTTGAAATAAACGAACTACTAGTTGTTGAATATTATTCAAGAAAAGTTTAA
- a CDS encoding NifU family protein, with translation MSTETLSLTNENVEKVLDELRPFLISDGGNVEIAEIDGPIVKVRLQGACGSCPSSTMTLKMGIERKLKEMIPEISEVVQVL, from the coding sequence ATGAGTACTGAAACACTCTCGCTGACAAACGAAAATGTAGAAAAAGTCCTTGACGAGCTAAGACCTTTTTTAATTTCTGATGGAGGTAATGTAGAGATTGCAGAAATAGATGGTCCAATTGTCAAAGTCAGACTTCAAGGAGCATGTGGTAGTTGCCCAAGTAGCACTATGACTCTCAAAATGGGTATTGAAAGAAAGTTAAAAGAAATGATTCCTGAAATAAGCGAAGTTGTCCAAGTTTTATAA
- a CDS encoding glutaredoxin family protein: protein MKIFIFVRQGCCLCDSLKNKLAKINLNELFPNLEELKEIDIDRVDLYKDKYKKYDYEVPVIAVERIRSEEIIELPRISPRLKDDQLKNWFQKNISTILEK, encoded by the coding sequence ATGAAAATATTTATTTTTGTTAGGCAGGGATGTTGCCTTTGTGATTCATTAAAAAACAAACTGGCAAAAATAAATCTTAATGAGTTATTCCCTAATCTAGAGGAGCTTAAAGAAATTGATATTGATAGGGTCGATTTATATAAAGATAAATATAAAAAATATGATTATGAAGTACCTGTTATTGCTGTTGAAAGAATTAGGTCCGAGGAGATTATAGAATTGCCTCGCATTTCTCCAAGATTAAAAGATGATCAATTAAAGAATTGGTTTCAAAAAAATATTAGTACCATTCTGGAGAAATAA
- the lepA gene encoding translation elongation factor 4: protein MTDISVSKIRNFCIIAHIDHGKSTLADRLLQDTGTVQQRDMQEQFLDSMDLERERGITIKLQAARMKYKADDSQEYVLNLIDTPGHVDFSYEVSRSLQACEGALLVVDASQGVEAQTLANVYLALENNLEIIPVLNKVDLPGADAEKIKQEIEEIIGLDTSNAINCSAKTGVGIKDILEAIVRRVPPPQDEIKLPTKALIFDSYYDPYRGVIVYFRVISGSLNKREKILLMASKKNYELDEIGIMAPDQQQVDELHAGEVGYLAASIKSVADARVGDTITLLNSPANDPLPGYKTANPMVFCGLFPTDADQFPDLRVSLEKLQLSDAALKYEPETSSAMGFGFRCGFLGLLHMEIVQERLEREYDLDLIVTAPSVIYKVNLNQQEHIFIDNPSTIPDPQLRESIEEPYVKMEIYAPNEFNGTLMGLCQERRGVFIDMKYITTDRVTLIYEIPLAEVVTDFFDQMKSRTQGYASMEYHLIGYRKNDLVRLDVLINSERADPLTSIVHKDKAYGIGRSLVEKLKELIPKQQFKIPIQASIGSRIIASESISALRKDVLSKCYGGDISRKKKLLKKQAKGKKRMKAMGKVEVPQEAFMAVLKLNQ, encoded by the coding sequence ATGACTGATATATCGGTTTCAAAAATTAGAAATTTCTGCATAATCGCTCATATTGACCATGGTAAATCTACCCTTGCAGATAGGTTGCTTCAAGATACTGGTACTGTGCAGCAAAGGGATATGCAAGAACAATTTTTGGACAGTATGGATCTTGAAAGAGAGAGAGGAATTACTATCAAGTTACAGGCCGCTAGGATGAAATATAAAGCTGACGATTCCCAAGAATATGTTTTGAACTTAATAGATACTCCAGGGCATGTTGATTTCTCTTATGAGGTTAGTAGATCTCTTCAAGCTTGTGAAGGCGCTTTACTCGTTGTTGATGCAAGTCAAGGAGTAGAAGCTCAAACCTTAGCTAATGTTTATCTTGCCTTAGAAAATAATCTTGAAATTATTCCGGTCTTAAATAAAGTTGATTTGCCAGGTGCTGATGCTGAAAAAATAAAACAAGAAATAGAGGAAATTATTGGACTTGATACATCTAATGCAATAAATTGTTCAGCAAAAACTGGAGTTGGTATTAAAGATATTTTGGAAGCAATCGTAAGAAGAGTACCTCCTCCTCAAGATGAAATTAAACTACCTACAAAGGCACTCATTTTCGATTCTTATTATGATCCGTACAGGGGAGTTATTGTTTATTTCAGAGTGATATCTGGGTCTTTAAATAAGAGAGAAAAAATATTATTAATGGCAAGTAAGAAAAATTATGAACTAGATGAAATAGGAATAATGGCGCCTGATCAGCAGCAAGTTGATGAATTACATGCAGGAGAAGTTGGTTATTTAGCTGCTTCTATAAAATCAGTTGCTGATGCGAGAGTGGGAGATACGATTACTCTTTTAAATTCACCTGCCAATGATCCTTTGCCTGGATATAAGACAGCAAATCCTATGGTTTTTTGTGGCTTATTCCCGACAGATGCTGATCAATTCCCAGATTTAAGAGTATCACTCGAAAAATTACAATTATCTGATGCAGCTTTAAAATATGAGCCCGAAACCAGTAGCGCAATGGGCTTCGGATTTAGGTGCGGATTCCTAGGACTTCTTCATATGGAGATTGTTCAAGAAAGATTAGAAAGAGAATATGACTTGGATTTAATCGTAACGGCACCATCAGTTATTTATAAAGTTAATTTAAATCAGCAGGAACATATCTTTATTGATAATCCTTCTACAATTCCTGATCCACAACTTAGGGAATCAATAGAAGAGCCTTATGTGAAAATGGAAATTTATGCTCCCAATGAATTTAATGGAACATTAATGGGTTTATGTCAGGAAAGAAGGGGTGTATTTATAGATATGAAATACATAACAACAGATCGAGTTACCTTGATTTATGAAATTCCATTAGCAGAAGTTGTTACAGATTTCTTTGATCAAATGAAAAGTAGAACCCAAGGTTATGCATCAATGGAATATCATTTGATTGGCTATAGAAAAAATGACCTTGTTAGATTAGATGTTCTAATAAATTCAGAAAGAGCCGATCCATTAACTTCTATTGTTCATAAAGATAAGGCTTATGGAATTGGCAGAAGTTTAGTTGAGAAATTAAAAGAACTTATTCCAAAACAACAATTTAAAATACCTATTCAAGCATCAATAGGTAGCAGGATTATTGCAAGTGAAAGCATAAGTGCTTTACGAAAAGATGTTTTATCTAAATGTTATGGAGGGGATATTTCTAGGAAAAAGAAACTTTTAAAGAAACAAGCCAAAGGTAAAAAGAGGATGAAGGCAATGGGTAAAGTTGAAGTCCCTCAAGAAGCTTTTATGGCAGTCTTGAAATTAAACCAGTAA
- a CDS encoding DUF4278 domain-containing protein encodes MTTLTYRGKNYVQNKEAAKKQLVELTYRRNVYTNRMDDASSSNEKAELNYRGVNYTK; translated from the coding sequence ATGACTACTTTAACTTACAGAGGTAAAAACTACGTTCAAAACAAAGAAGCTGCTAAAAAGCAACTTGTTGAACTTACCTACAGAAGAAACGTATACACCAACAGAATGGATGACGCTTCTTCAAGTAATGAAAAAGCAGAATTAAATTACAGAGGTGTTAATTACACTAAATAA
- a CDS encoding aminotransferase class V-fold PLP-dependent enzyme, which yields MRNNLRDQIPALKNKYYFNYGGQGPLPKSSLEAIVKTWEIIQDLGPFTNDMWPFIYKEILTTKRIIAQKLGVNSKNVAFTENISSGMILPFWGIKVKEGEELLISDCEHPGVVAASREFCRRNKLIFKILPIQKIKNLNDENIILEILKNLNSKTKILIISHILWNFGYKIPLKEISIELKNNRENSYLLVDGAQTFGHINIEKEVFYSDLYSITSHKWACGPEGLGAIYVSDRFIRETDPTIIGWKSLKKEQGIYEPSDNLFHDDARKFEIATSCIPLLAGLRNSLDLLDKDCHEKEKNKNIKKLSGKLWDELNQSKGVELVLEKKYLNGIVSFNIENIKDKDKYVKKLGEKKIWIRVLEDPKWFRACVHQMTTEAEIDLLAREIKKILT from the coding sequence ATGAGAAATAATCTAAGAGATCAAATACCCGCATTAAAAAATAAGTATTATTTCAACTATGGCGGTCAAGGACCATTACCAAAATCTTCTCTAGAAGCAATAGTTAAAACTTGGGAGATTATCCAAGATTTAGGACCATTTACCAATGATATGTGGCCTTTTATTTACAAAGAAATATTGACCACAAAAAGAATCATTGCGCAAAAATTAGGTGTCAATTCAAAGAATGTAGCTTTTACCGAAAATATCTCTTCCGGTATGATTTTGCCCTTTTGGGGAATAAAAGTAAAAGAGGGAGAAGAGTTGTTAATAAGTGACTGTGAACATCCTGGAGTAGTGGCTGCAAGTCGAGAATTTTGCAGAAGAAATAAATTAATATTCAAAATTTTGCCAATCCAAAAAATTAAAAATCTAAACGACGAAAATATAATTTTAGAGATTTTGAAAAATCTAAATAGTAAGACTAAGATCCTAATTATTTCTCATATCTTATGGAACTTTGGATATAAAATTCCTTTAAAAGAAATTTCTATCGAATTAAAAAATAATCGAGAAAACTCTTATTTACTTGTTGATGGTGCTCAAACCTTTGGGCATATAAATATTGAAAAAGAAGTTTTTTATTCTGATTTATATTCAATAACTTCTCACAAATGGGCATGTGGACCAGAAGGACTTGGAGCCATTTATGTCTCAGATAGATTTATTCGTGAAACAGATCCAACAATAATTGGTTGGAAATCATTAAAAAAAGAACAAGGCATTTATGAGCCTTCAGATAATCTTTTTCATGATGATGCAAGGAAATTTGAAATAGCTACCTCTTGTATTCCTTTACTTGCTGGGCTACGGAATTCTTTAGATCTTTTGGATAAAGACTGCCATGAAAAAGAAAAAAACAAAAATATCAAAAAATTAAGTGGAAAACTTTGGGATGAATTAAATCAATCAAAGGGTGTTGAATTAGTTTTAGAAAAAAAATATTTAAATGGGATTGTTAGTTTTAATATCGAAAATATTAAAGATAAGGATAAATATGTAAAGAAACTTGGAGAAAAGAAAATTTGGATTAGAGTTTTAGAAGATCCAAAATGGTTTAGAGCATGCGTACATCAAATGACTACAGAAGCTGAGATTGATTTACTTGCTAGAGAAATAAAAAAAATATTGACTTAA